A portion of the Perognathus longimembris pacificus isolate PPM17 chromosome 20, ASM2315922v1, whole genome shotgun sequence genome contains these proteins:
- the Zswim9 gene encoding uncharacterized protein ZSWIM9 isoform X2: protein MVGREAGGRAGHPGNKGRAGPGAQHCGKRAPLRVGRRARAPTWEAPLEMSASPEAGASDDAGEPQGSQMWEEPPLPGEEEPQDPRMELSEPPPGPVVGKEEQELLDKAFFSWAEFSCFFDQWCQQRLVVFSVKSSTHVARSPWASAPPLYRLIHVLKYSYVLLVCKDARSSDQSSSWPPQPSCPAFITVKLSPLRDRLVVSECQLTHSHPPCPHEFACHFRPGQLLGNTCLPVRVTNQISKQFVAPADVRRLLSHCKGPDHGVLDALHVLEGLFRTDPEAKVKLVFVEDQAAVETVFFLTSRTRALLRRFPRLLLVDRLPGLQGALDLVSVLCVDSAGRARQAACCVARPGTPSLLRFALASLLQSAPDIKGRVRCLIAGPEVAGQLRAVRQLLPCARVQICRAQGLETLFSKAQELGGATREDPGLWPLLCRLAGASSYAAYSEALAELRAQAPPAFVRYFEHNWAPRHDLWVHFRAYEAARDLDSFALVHGHRRRLLRRLSPPHGVAQCLRDLVAMQWADAAREAADDAADAEGPGPREPLPGPEPGGRRLRGDAEKGRGPQARDWKGARPENQVRGARREGVPAGRPEVRDWRGPRQEPRGGSEVKAALGERESREGSPGSGVHVKEEPGEPRPTPAAEGDRGAEGRKRLGPRCVEEPGGRPTGGRPGPKRRRGLEDIVVVRLGDTKAADMANGDGGQAGCGDAAGGELAEDGTDGDPEHEAPLEAGGGEAATEPKRLSEPSEEESTDWEPLARFRAACGPELADLVAEELAFARQHGAQSFHWTGAGFALKDGSSDFVLDRALTHCSCTIHAARRLPCRHLFAARLLTGAPLFHADLLRDCWGKAPAL, encoded by the exons ATGGTGGGAAGAGAGGCGGGAGGCCGCGCGGGGCATCCCGGGAACAAGGGCCGGGCTGGCCCCGGCGCGCAGCATTGTGGGAAGCGGGCGCCGCTCCGGGTTGG GCGAAGGGCCCGCGCCCCGACGTGGGAAGCACCCCTGGAGATGAGCGCCTCCCCGGAAGCGGGCGCCAGCGATGATGCTGGGGAACCCCAAGGGTCGCAGATGTGGGAGGAGCCGCCGCTTCCTGGAGAGGAGGAGCCACAG GATCCCCGGATGGAGTTGTCAGAGCCCCCACCGGGCCCAGTGGTGGGTAAAGAGGAACAAGAGCTGCTGGACAAAGCCTtcttctcctgggcggagttcaGCTGTTTCTTCGACCAGTGGTGCCAGCAGCGGCTGGTGGTCTTTTCTGTGAAGAGCTCCACACACGTGGCCCGCAGCCCCTGGGCCAGCGCACCCCCACTCTACCGGCTCATCCATGTGCTCAAGTACAGCTATGTGCTGTTGGTGTGCAAAGATGCACGTTCGTCTGACCAGTCCTCGTCGTG GcccccccagcccagctgccCAGCCTTCATCACGGTCAAGCTGAGCCCTCTGCGGGACCGCCTGGTGGTGTCAGAATGTCAGCTCACGCATTCCCACCCCCCCTGCCCACACGAGTTTGCCTGCCACTTCCGCCCGGGGCAACTGCTGGGTAACACCTGCCTGCCCGTGCGAGTCACCAACCAGATCTCCAAGCAGTTTGTGGCCCCAGCCGACGTGCGCCGCCTGCTGTCCCACTGCAAGGGCCCTGACCACGGGGTCCTGGATGCCTTGCATGTGCTTGAGGGGCTCTTCCGCACGGACCCCGAGGCCAAg GTGAAGTTGGTGTTCGTGGAAGATCAGGCAGCTGTGGAGACCGTGTTCTTCCTGACATCACGCACTCGCGCTCTGCTGCGCCGCTTCCCGCGCCTGCTGCTGGTGGACCGGCTGCCGGGGCTGCAGGGCGCGCTGGACCTGGTGTCGGTGCTGTGCGTGGACAGCGCCGGGCGCGCGCGGCAGGCGGCCTGCTGCGTGGCCCGGCCCGGCACGCCCAGCCTGCTGCGGTTCGCGCTGGCATCACTGCTGCAGAGCGCGCCCGACATCAAGGGCCGCGTGCGCTGCCTGATCGCCGGGCCCGAGGTGGCCGGGCAGCTGCGCGCCGTGCGCCAGCTCCTGCCCTGCGCCCGCGTGCAGATCTGTCGCGCGCAGGGCCTCGAGACGCTCTTCAGCAAGGCTCAGGAGCTGGGCGGCGCCACCCGCGAGGACCCCGGGCTCTGGCCTCTGCTCTGCCGCCTGGCCGGGGCCTCGTCCTACGCCGCCTACAGCGAGGCGCTGGCCGAGCTGCGCGCGCAGGCGCCGCCCGCCTTCGTGCGCTACTTCGAGCACAACTGGGCGCCGCGCCACGACCTGTGGGTGCACTTCCGCGCCTACGAGGCCGCGCGCGACCTCGACTCCTTCGCGCTGGTGCACGGCCACCGCCGCCGTCTGCTGCGCCGCCTCAGCCCCCCGCACGGCGTGGCCCAGTGCCTGCGCGACCTGGTGGCCATGCAGTGGGCGGACGCCGCCCGCGAGGCCGCCGATGACGCCGCGGACGCCGAGGGCCCCGGGCCCAGGGAGCCGCTGCCCGGGCCCGAGCCTGGGGGCCGCCGGCTGCGCGGCGACGCTGAGAAGGGCAGGGGGCCGCAGGCCAGAGACTGGAAGGGGGCGCGGCCGGAGAACCAGGTGAGGGGCGCCCGGAGGGAGGGGGTGCCAGCCGGCCGCCCCGAGGTGCGGGACTGGCGGGGACCCCGGCAGGAGCCCCGCGGGGGATCCGAGGTCAAAGCCGCCCTGGGCGAACGCGAGAGCCGGGAAGGGAGCCCTGGGAGTGGCGTCCACGTGAAAGAGGAGCCGGGGGAGCCAAGGCCCACGCCGGCGGCCGAGGGGGACCGGGGCGCCGAGGGCAGGAAACGGCTGGGGCCCAGGTGTGTGGAGGAGCCCGGCGGGAGGCCGACGGGAGGGAGGCCCGGGCCCAAGCGGAGACGAGGCCTGGAGGACATCGTCGTGGTGCGGTTGGGAGACACCAAGGCAGCCGACATGGCGAACGGAGACGGGGGACAGGCGGGGTGCGGGGACGCGGCCGGGGGCGAGCTGGCCGAGGATGGCACGGACGGGGACCCCGAGCACGAGGCCCCACTCGAGGCCGGCGGAGGCGAAGCCGCCACGGAACCAAAGAGGCTCAGCGAGCCCTCGGAAGAGGAGAGCACGGACTGGGAGCCGCTGGCCAGGTTCCGGGCCGCCTGCGGGCCCGAGCTGGCCGACTTGGTGGCTGAAGAGCTGGCGTTCGCCCGGCAGCACGGCGCGCAGAGCTTCCACTGGACCGGAGCCGGCTTCGCCCTCAAGGACGGCAGCTCCGACTTCGTGCTGGACCGCGCCCTGACACACTGCAGCTGCACCATCCATGCCGCCCGCCGCCTGCCCTGCCGCCACCTCTTTGCCGCCCGCCTGCTCACCGGCGCGCCCCTCTTCCACGCCGACTTGCTCAGGGATTGCTGGGGGAAGGCCCCGGCGCtctga
- the Zswim9 gene encoding uncharacterized protein ZSWIM9 isoform X3, with protein sequence MRAPAGRRGPRLDPAAGRRRARAPTWEAPLEMSASPEAGASDDAGEPQGSQMWEEPPLPGEEEPQDPRMELSEPPPGPVVGKEEQELLDKAFFSWAEFSCFFDQWCQQRLVVFSVKSSTHVARSPWASAPPLYRLIHVLKYSYVLLVCKDARSSDQSSSWPPQPSCPAFITVKLSPLRDRLVVSECQLTHSHPPCPHEFACHFRPGQLLGNTCLPVRVTNQISKQFVAPADVRRLLSHCKGPDHGVLDALHVLEGLFRTDPEAKVKLVFVEDQAAVETVFFLTSRTRALLRRFPRLLLVDRLPGLQGALDLVSVLCVDSAGRARQAACCVARPGTPSLLRFALASLLQSAPDIKGRVRCLIAGPEVAGQLRAVRQLLPCARVQICRAQGLETLFSKAQELGGATREDPGLWPLLCRLAGASSYAAYSEALAELRAQAPPAFVRYFEHNWAPRHDLWVHFRAYEAARDLDSFALVHGHRRRLLRRLSPPHGVAQCLRDLVAMQWADAAREAADDAADAEGPGPREPLPGPEPGGRRLRGDAEKGRGPQARDWKGARPENQVRGARREGVPAGRPEVRDWRGPRQEPRGGSEVKAALGERESREGSPGSGVHVKEEPGEPRPTPAAEGDRGAEGRKRLGPRCVEEPGGRPTGGRPGPKRRRGLEDIVVVRLGDTKAADMANGDGGQAGCGDAAGGELAEDGTDGDPEHEAPLEAGGGEAATEPKRLSEPSEEESTDWEPLARFRAACGPELADLVAEELAFARQHGAQSFHWTGAGFALKDGSSDFVLDRALTHCSCTIHAARRLPCRHLFAARLLTGAPLFHADLLRDCWGKAPAL encoded by the exons ATGCGAGCTCCAGCCGGGAGGAGGGGGCCGCGACTCGACCCGGCCGCGGGGAG GCGAAGGGCCCGCGCCCCGACGTGGGAAGCACCCCTGGAGATGAGCGCCTCCCCGGAAGCGGGCGCCAGCGATGATGCTGGGGAACCCCAAGGGTCGCAGATGTGGGAGGAGCCGCCGCTTCCTGGAGAGGAGGAGCCACAG GATCCCCGGATGGAGTTGTCAGAGCCCCCACCGGGCCCAGTGGTGGGTAAAGAGGAACAAGAGCTGCTGGACAAAGCCTtcttctcctgggcggagttcaGCTGTTTCTTCGACCAGTGGTGCCAGCAGCGGCTGGTGGTCTTTTCTGTGAAGAGCTCCACACACGTGGCCCGCAGCCCCTGGGCCAGCGCACCCCCACTCTACCGGCTCATCCATGTGCTCAAGTACAGCTATGTGCTGTTGGTGTGCAAAGATGCACGTTCGTCTGACCAGTCCTCGTCGTG GcccccccagcccagctgccCAGCCTTCATCACGGTCAAGCTGAGCCCTCTGCGGGACCGCCTGGTGGTGTCAGAATGTCAGCTCACGCATTCCCACCCCCCCTGCCCACACGAGTTTGCCTGCCACTTCCGCCCGGGGCAACTGCTGGGTAACACCTGCCTGCCCGTGCGAGTCACCAACCAGATCTCCAAGCAGTTTGTGGCCCCAGCCGACGTGCGCCGCCTGCTGTCCCACTGCAAGGGCCCTGACCACGGGGTCCTGGATGCCTTGCATGTGCTTGAGGGGCTCTTCCGCACGGACCCCGAGGCCAAg GTGAAGTTGGTGTTCGTGGAAGATCAGGCAGCTGTGGAGACCGTGTTCTTCCTGACATCACGCACTCGCGCTCTGCTGCGCCGCTTCCCGCGCCTGCTGCTGGTGGACCGGCTGCCGGGGCTGCAGGGCGCGCTGGACCTGGTGTCGGTGCTGTGCGTGGACAGCGCCGGGCGCGCGCGGCAGGCGGCCTGCTGCGTGGCCCGGCCCGGCACGCCCAGCCTGCTGCGGTTCGCGCTGGCATCACTGCTGCAGAGCGCGCCCGACATCAAGGGCCGCGTGCGCTGCCTGATCGCCGGGCCCGAGGTGGCCGGGCAGCTGCGCGCCGTGCGCCAGCTCCTGCCCTGCGCCCGCGTGCAGATCTGTCGCGCGCAGGGCCTCGAGACGCTCTTCAGCAAGGCTCAGGAGCTGGGCGGCGCCACCCGCGAGGACCCCGGGCTCTGGCCTCTGCTCTGCCGCCTGGCCGGGGCCTCGTCCTACGCCGCCTACAGCGAGGCGCTGGCCGAGCTGCGCGCGCAGGCGCCGCCCGCCTTCGTGCGCTACTTCGAGCACAACTGGGCGCCGCGCCACGACCTGTGGGTGCACTTCCGCGCCTACGAGGCCGCGCGCGACCTCGACTCCTTCGCGCTGGTGCACGGCCACCGCCGCCGTCTGCTGCGCCGCCTCAGCCCCCCGCACGGCGTGGCCCAGTGCCTGCGCGACCTGGTGGCCATGCAGTGGGCGGACGCCGCCCGCGAGGCCGCCGATGACGCCGCGGACGCCGAGGGCCCCGGGCCCAGGGAGCCGCTGCCCGGGCCCGAGCCTGGGGGCCGCCGGCTGCGCGGCGACGCTGAGAAGGGCAGGGGGCCGCAGGCCAGAGACTGGAAGGGGGCGCGGCCGGAGAACCAGGTGAGGGGCGCCCGGAGGGAGGGGGTGCCAGCCGGCCGCCCCGAGGTGCGGGACTGGCGGGGACCCCGGCAGGAGCCCCGCGGGGGATCCGAGGTCAAAGCCGCCCTGGGCGAACGCGAGAGCCGGGAAGGGAGCCCTGGGAGTGGCGTCCACGTGAAAGAGGAGCCGGGGGAGCCAAGGCCCACGCCGGCGGCCGAGGGGGACCGGGGCGCCGAGGGCAGGAAACGGCTGGGGCCCAGGTGTGTGGAGGAGCCCGGCGGGAGGCCGACGGGAGGGAGGCCCGGGCCCAAGCGGAGACGAGGCCTGGAGGACATCGTCGTGGTGCGGTTGGGAGACACCAAGGCAGCCGACATGGCGAACGGAGACGGGGGACAGGCGGGGTGCGGGGACGCGGCCGGGGGCGAGCTGGCCGAGGATGGCACGGACGGGGACCCCGAGCACGAGGCCCCACTCGAGGCCGGCGGAGGCGAAGCCGCCACGGAACCAAAGAGGCTCAGCGAGCCCTCGGAAGAGGAGAGCACGGACTGGGAGCCGCTGGCCAGGTTCCGGGCCGCCTGCGGGCCCGAGCTGGCCGACTTGGTGGCTGAAGAGCTGGCGTTCGCCCGGCAGCACGGCGCGCAGAGCTTCCACTGGACCGGAGCCGGCTTCGCCCTCAAGGACGGCAGCTCCGACTTCGTGCTGGACCGCGCCCTGACACACTGCAGCTGCACCATCCATGCCGCCCGCCGCCTGCCCTGCCGCCACCTCTTTGCCGCCCGCCTGCTCACCGGCGCGCCCCTCTTCCACGCCGACTTGCTCAGGGATTGCTGGGGGAAGGCCCCGGCGCtctga
- the Zswim9 gene encoding uncharacterized protein ZSWIM9 isoform X1, which yields MSASPEAGASDDAGEPQGSQMWEEPPLPGEEEPQDPRMELSEPPPGPVVGKEEQELLDKAFFSWAEFSCFFDQWCQQRLVVFSVKSSTHVARSPWASAPPLYRLIHVLKYSYVLLVCKDARSSDQSSSWPPQPSCPAFITVKLSPLRDRLVVSECQLTHSHPPCPHEFACHFRPGQLLGNTCLPVRVTNQISKQFVAPADVRRLLSHCKGPDHGVLDALHVLEGLFRTDPEAKVKLVFVEDQAAVETVFFLTSRTRALLRRFPRLLLVDRLPGLQGALDLVSVLCVDSAGRARQAACCVARPGTPSLLRFALASLLQSAPDIKGRVRCLIAGPEVAGQLRAVRQLLPCARVQICRAQGLETLFSKAQELGGATREDPGLWPLLCRLAGASSYAAYSEALAELRAQAPPAFVRYFEHNWAPRHDLWVHFRAYEAARDLDSFALVHGHRRRLLRRLSPPHGVAQCLRDLVAMQWADAAREAADDAADAEGPGPREPLPGPEPGGRRLRGDAEKGRGPQARDWKGARPENQVRGARREGVPAGRPEVRDWRGPRQEPRGGSEVKAALGERESREGSPGSGVHVKEEPGEPRPTPAAEGDRGAEGRKRLGPRCVEEPGGRPTGGRPGPKRRRGLEDIVVVRLGDTKAADMANGDGGQAGCGDAAGGELAEDGTDGDPEHEAPLEAGGGEAATEPKRLSEPSEEESTDWEPLARFRAACGPELADLVAEELAFARQHGAQSFHWTGAGFALKDGSSDFVLDRALTHCSCTIHAARRLPCRHLFAARLLTGAPLFHADLLRDCWGKAPAL from the exons ATGAGCGCCTCCCCGGAAGCGGGCGCCAGCGATGATGCTGGGGAACCCCAAGGGTCGCAGATGTGGGAGGAGCCGCCGCTTCCTGGAGAGGAGGAGCCACAG GATCCCCGGATGGAGTTGTCAGAGCCCCCACCGGGCCCAGTGGTGGGTAAAGAGGAACAAGAGCTGCTGGACAAAGCCTtcttctcctgggcggagttcaGCTGTTTCTTCGACCAGTGGTGCCAGCAGCGGCTGGTGGTCTTTTCTGTGAAGAGCTCCACACACGTGGCCCGCAGCCCCTGGGCCAGCGCACCCCCACTCTACCGGCTCATCCATGTGCTCAAGTACAGCTATGTGCTGTTGGTGTGCAAAGATGCACGTTCGTCTGACCAGTCCTCGTCGTG GcccccccagcccagctgccCAGCCTTCATCACGGTCAAGCTGAGCCCTCTGCGGGACCGCCTGGTGGTGTCAGAATGTCAGCTCACGCATTCCCACCCCCCCTGCCCACACGAGTTTGCCTGCCACTTCCGCCCGGGGCAACTGCTGGGTAACACCTGCCTGCCCGTGCGAGTCACCAACCAGATCTCCAAGCAGTTTGTGGCCCCAGCCGACGTGCGCCGCCTGCTGTCCCACTGCAAGGGCCCTGACCACGGGGTCCTGGATGCCTTGCATGTGCTTGAGGGGCTCTTCCGCACGGACCCCGAGGCCAAg GTGAAGTTGGTGTTCGTGGAAGATCAGGCAGCTGTGGAGACCGTGTTCTTCCTGACATCACGCACTCGCGCTCTGCTGCGCCGCTTCCCGCGCCTGCTGCTGGTGGACCGGCTGCCGGGGCTGCAGGGCGCGCTGGACCTGGTGTCGGTGCTGTGCGTGGACAGCGCCGGGCGCGCGCGGCAGGCGGCCTGCTGCGTGGCCCGGCCCGGCACGCCCAGCCTGCTGCGGTTCGCGCTGGCATCACTGCTGCAGAGCGCGCCCGACATCAAGGGCCGCGTGCGCTGCCTGATCGCCGGGCCCGAGGTGGCCGGGCAGCTGCGCGCCGTGCGCCAGCTCCTGCCCTGCGCCCGCGTGCAGATCTGTCGCGCGCAGGGCCTCGAGACGCTCTTCAGCAAGGCTCAGGAGCTGGGCGGCGCCACCCGCGAGGACCCCGGGCTCTGGCCTCTGCTCTGCCGCCTGGCCGGGGCCTCGTCCTACGCCGCCTACAGCGAGGCGCTGGCCGAGCTGCGCGCGCAGGCGCCGCCCGCCTTCGTGCGCTACTTCGAGCACAACTGGGCGCCGCGCCACGACCTGTGGGTGCACTTCCGCGCCTACGAGGCCGCGCGCGACCTCGACTCCTTCGCGCTGGTGCACGGCCACCGCCGCCGTCTGCTGCGCCGCCTCAGCCCCCCGCACGGCGTGGCCCAGTGCCTGCGCGACCTGGTGGCCATGCAGTGGGCGGACGCCGCCCGCGAGGCCGCCGATGACGCCGCGGACGCCGAGGGCCCCGGGCCCAGGGAGCCGCTGCCCGGGCCCGAGCCTGGGGGCCGCCGGCTGCGCGGCGACGCTGAGAAGGGCAGGGGGCCGCAGGCCAGAGACTGGAAGGGGGCGCGGCCGGAGAACCAGGTGAGGGGCGCCCGGAGGGAGGGGGTGCCAGCCGGCCGCCCCGAGGTGCGGGACTGGCGGGGACCCCGGCAGGAGCCCCGCGGGGGATCCGAGGTCAAAGCCGCCCTGGGCGAACGCGAGAGCCGGGAAGGGAGCCCTGGGAGTGGCGTCCACGTGAAAGAGGAGCCGGGGGAGCCAAGGCCCACGCCGGCGGCCGAGGGGGACCGGGGCGCCGAGGGCAGGAAACGGCTGGGGCCCAGGTGTGTGGAGGAGCCCGGCGGGAGGCCGACGGGAGGGAGGCCCGGGCCCAAGCGGAGACGAGGCCTGGAGGACATCGTCGTGGTGCGGTTGGGAGACACCAAGGCAGCCGACATGGCGAACGGAGACGGGGGACAGGCGGGGTGCGGGGACGCGGCCGGGGGCGAGCTGGCCGAGGATGGCACGGACGGGGACCCCGAGCACGAGGCCCCACTCGAGGCCGGCGGAGGCGAAGCCGCCACGGAACCAAAGAGGCTCAGCGAGCCCTCGGAAGAGGAGAGCACGGACTGGGAGCCGCTGGCCAGGTTCCGGGCCGCCTGCGGGCCCGAGCTGGCCGACTTGGTGGCTGAAGAGCTGGCGTTCGCCCGGCAGCACGGCGCGCAGAGCTTCCACTGGACCGGAGCCGGCTTCGCCCTCAAGGACGGCAGCTCCGACTTCGTGCTGGACCGCGCCCTGACACACTGCAGCTGCACCATCCATGCCGCCCGCCGCCTGCCCTGCCGCCACCTCTTTGCCGCCCGCCTGCTCACCGGCGCGCCCCTCTTCCACGCCGACTTGCTCAGGGATTGCTGGGGGAAGGCCCCGGCGCtctga